A section of the Thermodesulfobacteriota bacterium genome encodes:
- a CDS encoding sulfite exporter TauE/SafE family protein, translated as MLLSLLAYLVAGAVAGVLAGLLGVGGGLVIVPMLVWCFGVQGLPVAAIMHLALGTSLASIVFTSVSSFRAHHRRGAVQWPVVRRITPGILLGTFLGSGVAARLPTGFLKVFFALFLFWVAAQMLFDRRPQPSRQLPGVLSMAAVGGGIGVISSLVGIGGGTMSVPFMVWCNLPLHQAIGTSAAIGFPIAVAGALGYLVNGLGQPGLPPETLGFLYLPALAGIVVASVLTAPLGAHLAHRLPVHPLKRIFAVLLLLVGIRMLL; from the coding sequence ATGCTCCTTTCCCTTCTGGCCTATCTGGTGGCCGGGGCGGTGGCCGGGGTCCTGGCCGGCCTCCTGGGGGTGGGCGGCGGCCTAGTGATCGTGCCCATGCTGGTCTGGTGCTTCGGCGTCCAGGGCCTGCCTGTTGCAGCCATCATGCACCTGGCCCTGGGCACCTCCCTGGCCTCCATCGTCTTCACCTCGGTGTCCAGCTTCCGGGCCCACCACCGCCGGGGCGCCGTGCAGTGGCCGGTGGTGCGCCGGATCACCCCCGGCATCCTCCTGGGCACCTTCCTGGGCTCCGGGGTGGCGGCCCGCCTGCCCACCGGCTTTCTCAAGGTCTTCTTCGCCCTGTTCCTGTTCTGGGTCGCGGCCCAGATGCTTTTCGACCGGCGGCCGCAGCCCTCCCGGCAGCTGCCGGGGGTCCTGAGCATGGCGGCGGTCGGTGGCGGCATCGGCGTCATCTCCAGCCTGGTGGGCATCGGCGGCGGCACCATGTCGGTCCCGTTCATGGTCTGGTGCAACCTGCCGTTGCATCAGGCCATCGGCACCTCGGCGGCCATCGGCTTTCCCATCGCGGTGGCCGGGGCCCTGGGCTACCTGGTGAACGGCCTGGGGCAGCCGGGCTTGCCGCCTGAGACCCTCGGCTTCCTGTACCTGCCCGCCCTGGCCGGCATTGTCGTGGCCTCGGTGCTCACTGCCCCCTTGGGCGCCCACCTGGCGCATCGCCTGCCGGTACACCCTTTGAAGAGGATCTTTGCCGTCCTGCTTCTTCTGGTGGGCATCCGCATGCTGCTCTAG